From the genome of Ziziphus jujuba cultivar Dongzao chromosome 4, ASM3175591v1:
CTCGCACAGCACGACACCGAAGGAGTACACATCGGACTTCTCAGTCAACTGCTGACGTCTGTAGTATTCTGGGTCCAAATACCCCAAACTACCCTTGACGACTGTGCTCACGTGGGCCTTGGACATGCTAGTGGGGCCCATCTTTGACAACCCAAAATCAGAAACCTTGGCCTCCCATTTCTCATCCAACAGTATATTCGTTGTCTTTACGTCGCGATGAATGATGGTGTGTTTCGCACCTTTATGAAGATAGTGCAATCCACGTGCCGCTCCGATACAAATCTGGAGACGTTGTTTCCAGGAAAGTGGTGGATTGTCGCTGTTGTAGAGGTGCTCCCGGAGTGTCCCACGTGCCATGTATTCGTAGACCAGGATCATCTCGTGCTGATCGTTGCAGTAGCCGATAAGGGACACGAGATGGAGGTGGCGGAGTTGGGAAAGCATCTCGATCTCGGTTTTGAACTCGCGGGCCCCTTGTGATGACTCCGGTTTGAGCCGCTTGATGGCAACAGCGGTGGTCCCATTGTCAATGTACCCTTTATACACGTTACCAAAGCCTCCACGACCAATAATGAACACATCGTCAAAGTTGTTGGTGGCGACTTTGATCTCAGCCAACGAAAAGTAACGACACAAATCTGACGGCAGTGATGAACGCTGGGTCTTGGTGGACTTAGTCATAGAAAACGAAATAGGTCCCCACTTCGTAGTCCCGCCAACTGAGCTAGAGTTCTTGACTTTTCTTCGTCGTCGGAAAACCAAGAATCCGATCGCGGACAAAAGAAATATGCCGAGTCCTACACCAGTGGTGATGCCGATAATTGTTTTCTGGTCATTTTTCCCACTAGTTTGCACTTGGCTGGGTGGTGCAATAGTTGGGGATATCCGAGGGTCAGGATTAGGACCGGCGAGATTGCCACTATACTCGCTCAGTTTGAAGATCTCTACTCCATTCAATATTGCATCCATGTAGCTAGTTTTCCACTCCTGTCGGGTCCCCTGCAGAGCAACAGAGAGGTTTACTTTCTCCTTGCCTCCTATATCAACTATGAAGATGAGGTAGTCTTTATAAACtgcttcaaaattttcatcagTCAGCTTGAGTACATCTGCACTTTCCTCGGCGGTTTCATTTgctatgaaaatattgaaaacccGATCGCCCGTCTTCTTCATTTCAGGTTGAATCTCGCAAAAGTGCAATCTAACAAGATATTGAAACCCAGAATCCACAGGGAATGCCCAGGTGAGGTTGTACGCCTTAATTAAATCTTTATCTTTATTCCCCATTGACCTGGCAGTCTTGTAGATGTCTTCTGGTGCGGTATAAGGCGGGATCATTACATAGCTGATTTTATGTTTGGTATCAACAGGTGCAACACTATATCCCCATACTTCTAAGTAGTTGTCGTCCATTTCCCAAGTCCGAAACATGCCAGTGTCGAGATTTGCAGGGATAAACGTTCCGCCGATGTTTAAACGGTATACCATCTCCATGGCGGTGTCATTTCTGATGGTATACAGCTGGCCAGACTGATCCACATTTGTTGCGC
Proteins encoded in this window:
- the LOC107416422 gene encoding receptor-like protein kinase FERONIA, which gives rise to MDVQTKHNALDTSVFYLTTILSAEFLFPIINRFFYPFIFLFPMSNTCTRNFYHKNSMNTMILVYICLIFHQLALAATDDYDPRDKITLACGSSGSVEAIDHRIWEGDITSKLLRSQNENNASITFPAEHPPEHDVPYKTARIFFSESTYSMPVTSGQKFIRLHFYPDIYGNFDSSKVFFSVKAAKYTLLSNFSAFLAARALNSDVVVKEFLVNFEEGKGSLNITFAPLSSDSDSFAFINGIEVVSMPTNLYYSANGRKGATNVDQSGQLYTIRNDTAMEMVYRLNIGGTFIPANLDTGMFRTWEMDDNYLEVWGYSVAPVDTKHKISYVMIPPYTAPEDIYKTARSMGNKDKDLIKAYNLTWAFPVDSGFQYLVRLHFCEIQPEMKKTGDRVFNIFIANETAEESADVLKLTDENFEAVYKDYLIFIVDIGGKEKVNLSVALQGTRQEWKTSYMDAILNGVEIFKLSEYSGNLAGPNPDPRISPTIAPPSQVQTSGKNDQKTIIGITTGVGLGIFLLSAIGFLVFRRRRKVKNSSSVGGTTKWGPISFSMTKSTKTQRSSLPSDLCRYFSLAEIKVATNNFDDVFIIGRGGFGNVYKGYIDNGTTAVAIKRLKPESSQGAREFKTEIEMLSQLRHLHLVSLIGYCNDQHEMILVYEYMARGTLREHLYNSDNPPLSWKQRLQICIGAARGLHYLHKGAKHTIIHRDVKTTNILLDEKWEAKVSDFGLSKMGPTSMSKAHVSTVVKGSLGYLDPEYYRRQQLTEKSDVYSFGVVLCEVLCARAPLIRSVDKKQMSLAEWARSCYHNGTLDEIVDKHLRGRIAPECLGKYGEIAVNCMVDNGSERPSMNDVVWGLEFSMQLQQSAEENTSPNPNGKLTSEMKGEDKVPLFNYSEDEEKFTCSWEHTSELKSGETKTSGSEQSSETNQSIKGKSGTVFSEINDPQAR